The Desulfurispira natronophila genome contains the following window.
GGGAAAGTTTTCGCCGGAACAGCCGATGCAAGGGTGGCCAGCTCGCAGACAGACGTTCGTATTGTTGTTGTAGCCGGTAATCATGCAATCACTGCGGGTGACCATACCCTGGCAGCCCAGACGCAGCAGGCAGCCATCTTCGCCAATTTTGCGGGAGAAGTAGTTTTCCTGAAAATCGGCGTATTTCACGCAGCGATCATGCACCGTGCGGCCAAAGAAACGGCGGGGGCGACCGTAGCGATCCAGGGGTGGTGGAGCTCCGTGGGTGCTGTAGTGCAGTACGCTATAGACAAAATGTTCAGGCTTCATGGGGCAGCCTGGCAGCGTTATGATGGGCGTGGTAATGCCCCGGTAGTACGAGTATTGCAGCAGGCCCATGCTCCCGGTGTCCATCCCCTCCATCTGCGTAACGCCTCCAAAGGCGGCACAGGTGCCTGCGGCGATGCAGGCCTGGGCTTTGGGCAGGATTCGCTGCATCCAGGAGTCCATGGTACGGTGGGCCACCATACAGGTGTGAGGCATGCGCACGGGAATGGAGCCTTCCACCACCAGGACAAAAGGCTCTTCAGATTCCAGCAGTTTGTCGATAGTTTCGGTGACCTGGTCGCCGGTGGCCAGGGAGAGGTCGTGGTGAAAGACCATATGGGCAAAGCGGGTGAGGATGTCCACCACAGGAACCTTTTCGATATCCAGCAAGGAGCAGGTGCAGCCAGTGCAGGAGCTCCCATGGAGCCACAGGACATTGATGGCTTTACGTGGATTAGCGTCAGCAGCCAGCAGGTCGTCGAAAGTGATAAACGAACCGGCGCCTGTGGCGGCTATGGCGGCAAAAATGCGTTTGAGGGCGCTGCGTCGTGTGATCTCCTGTTGCATCATCTGTTTCCCCTCTTGCTTTTATCTGGGATGTTTACT
Protein-coding sequences here:
- a CDS encoding hydrogenase small subunit; this translates as MMQQEITRRSALKRIFAAIAATGAGSFITFDDLLAADANPRKAINVLWLHGSSCTGCTCSLLDIEKVPVVDILTRFAHMVFHHDLSLATGDQVTETIDKLLESEEPFVLVVEGSIPVRMPHTCMVAHRTMDSWMQRILPKAQACIAAGTCAAFGGVTQMEGMDTGSMGLLQYSYYRGITTPIITLPGCPMKPEHFVYSVLHYSTHGAPPPLDRYGRPRRFFGRTVHDRCVKYADFQENYFSRKIGEDGCLLRLGCQGMVTRSDCMITGYNNNTNVCLRAGHPCIGCSGENFPRRVMFHTYDDTRDIIPRRV